A single region of the Portunus trituberculatus isolate SZX2019 chromosome 29, ASM1759143v1, whole genome shotgun sequence genome encodes:
- the LOC123510557 gene encoding protein PHTF2-like isoform X2: protein MTRMVLESALGWYQGRISLYDKQSWETTVEQRILQGLSYTPRKTANPKTEFIDVDLVRGSTFPKAKPHSGLWLAGLHGIARIALLPLYPHWWVRETSFCGFLVVLFIYCSIVYCSAVVLVNRNDEHLMKDLSVSEAVLPAVALVMLSIIHSQIVCTRHPGGPSSPSHSARCLSVRCGVGRRTARLVRRSVAMSGRGKNVVCDCWKRDVAKLTSGFIKKSTTPVKTRSLKNFRSHSEEPRGEEPHPPRPRSASENCVSPASSSTSPDVQPQIIIFKARGEGGGEVEEQGTTTSSSSDRSPDIHSGGPEDGKFFSSLSAKSSPNPSYTSQSENEDTQTVISPSQLATEGDEGDSGLEGTTETARDERTVTDKHLKLPLPSVRHRGHCRKVCQHDESGEGEEALYAERWRGMTRCHNHHPPPAYSCCGAKLTEASVASHHHHHHHHNHPHHQPHNHHCSPQKFPVSVERSSCNSSCESDGEQSPTSQYSKSKHSEFEWTGITTNSDDLSYSSDSEGGWDDQEDGPRSSQPPGFLRPETLDWNIQGSPAAIITATPNVSVKVSCKIFEGVEVKKVDLSVLDISSAVISKVDSLRHTTVYLQFGLTMAIVIALVPSLCRLNYGALVTLLDALVTQDSQDWPNALSHAFKTLLSDLFGSSAWASSVILLSCINRFLLASGFFFLLSVAERTFKQRFLYAKHFCYLTSARRARKYDLPHFRLNKVHNIKTWLSVRSCLRKRGPQRSVDVIVSATFALTLLLVCYLCFELLREDEKLQNSMYSIELFLWCFAIGIYLIRFMTLGAMINKKYSSLSVLITEQINMYLHMEQKPQKKDELTLANNVLKLVSVLLKELESPFKISGLSANPLLYNVTKLVVLSACSGVLSDLLGFKLKLHKIKFK, encoded by the exons ATGACGAG GATGGTACTGGAGTCTGCTCTGGGCTGGTACCAAGGGCGCATCAGCCTCTACGACAAACAGTCCTGGGAGACAACTGTGGAACAGCGCATCCTTCAGGGACTCTCCTACACACCACGCAAGACTGCCAATCCCAAGACAGAGTTTATTGATGTCGACTTAGTtagag GTTCTACTTTCCCCAAGGCCAAGCCACACTCAGGCCTGTGGCTGGCAGGCTTGCATGGCATCGCTCGCATTGCTCTGCTGCCGCTGTATCCCCACTGGTGGGTACGTGAGACATCCTTCTGCGGATTCCTGGTTGTGCTGTTCATTTACTGCTCTATTGTGTACTGCAGTGCAGTGGTGCTAGTCAACCGCAATGATGAACACCTCATGAAG GACCTGTCAGTGTCAGAGGCTGTCCTGCCAGCAGTGGCACTGGTTATGTTGAGCATCATCCACTCTCAGATAGTATGTACACGGCATCCAGGGGGTCCTTCTTCCCCCAGTCACAGTGCCAGGTGTCTCAGcgtgcggtgtggtgtgggaCGCAGGACGGCCAGACTTGTAAGGAGAAGTGTGGCTATGTCAGGAAGAG GTAAGAATGTTGTGTGTGACTGCTGGAAACGTGACGTGGCCAAGCTGACAAGTGGCTTCATTAAGAAAAGTACAACTCCAGTCAAGACAAGATCTCTAAAAAACTTCAG ATCTCACTCAGAGGAGCCACGAGGGGAGGAACCTCACCCTCCTCGACCTCGCTCAGCATCAGAGAACTGTGTGTCCCCTGCCTCATCCTCCACCAGCCCTGATGTGCAGCCACAGATCATCATTTTCAAGGCtcgaggagaaggtggaggggaagTTGAGGAGCAGGggactaccacctcctcctcctctgaccgcAGCCCAGACATCCACAGTGGAGGGCCTGAGGATGGCAAGTTCTTCTCAAGCCTCTCAGCCAAATCTTCACCCAACCCAAGCTAcaccagtcagtcagagaaTGAGGACACCCAGACAGTCATATCTCCATCTCAGCTTGCCACAGAGGGTGATGAGGGCGACAGCGGACTAGAAGGAACAACAGAGACTGCCAGGGATGAAAGAACAGTAACTGATAAACACCTGAAGCTTCCCCTGCCCAGTGTGAGGCACAGAGGACACTGTAGGAAGGTCTGTCAGCATGATGAaagtggggagggggaggaggcacTTTATGCTGAGAGATGGAGGGGAATGACCAggtgccacaaccaccacccaccaccagcatATTCCTGTTGTGGTGCCAAG CTGACTGAGGCTAGTGTtgccagccaccaccatcatcaccaccaccataaccatccccaccaccaaccCCATAACCACCACTGCTCCCCACAGAAGTTCCCTGTGTCTGTTGAGAGGAGTTCTTGTAACTCCTCATGTGAGAGTGACGGTGAGCAGAGCCCCACCTCCCAGTACTCCAAAAGCAAG CACTCTGAGTTTGAATGGACTGGCATCACCACAAACAGTGATGACCTGAGCTATAGCAGTGACAGTGAAGGCGGCTGGGACGACCAAGAGGACGGGCCACGCTCCTCACAGCCTCCGGGTTTCTTGCGGCCCGAGACTCTTGATTGGAATATTCAAGGGTCACCAGCTGCCATCATCACTGCCACCCCAAATGTGTCGGTGAAAG TGAGCTGCAAGATCTTTGAGGGTGTGGAAGTGAAAAAAGTGGACCTTTCAGTGCTGGACATCTCCTCAGCTGTCATTTCCAAGGTTGACAGCCTCCGCCACACCACCGTGTATCTTCAATTTG GACTGACCATGGCCATAGTGATTGCCCTGGTACCCAGTTTGTGCCGACTTAACTATGGTGCGTTGGTGACCCTTCTTGATGCACTAGTCACGCAGGATTCCCAGGACTGGCCAAACGCTCTATCTCATGCCTTCAAGACCCTACTCTCAGACCTCTTTGGGAGCAGTGCCTG GGCATCATCAGTGATTCTACTGAGCTGCATCAATCGGTTCCTTCTTGCCTCGGGGTTTTTCTTTCTGCTCTCTGTGGCAGAACGCACTTTCAAGCAGCGGTTTCTCTATGCCAAACACTTCTGTTACCTGACCTCTGCCCGCCGTGCCAG AAAGTACGATCTGCCACATTTCCGCCTCAACAAAGTTCACAACATCAAGACGTGGCTGTCAGTGCGCTCCTGCCTGAGG AAACGTGGCCCTCAGAGATCAGTAGATGTGATAGTGTCTGCCACCTTTGCCCTCACACTCTTACTGGTCTGCTACTTGTGCTTTGAGCTGctaagagaagatgagaagctCCAGAACTCCATGTACAGCATTGAACTGTTCCTGTG GTGCTTTGCCATTGGCATCTACCTGATTCGTTTTATGACACTGGGTGCCATGATCAACAAGAAGTACTCCAGCTTGTCTGTCCTGATCACAGAGCAGATCAACATGTACTTGCACATGGAGCAGAAGCCACAGAAAAAGGATGAACTCACCCTGGCAAACAATGTGCTCAAGCTGGTGTCTGTTTTACTCAAG gagCTTGAATCACCTTTCAAGATTTCAGGTCTGTCAGCTAATCCACTTCTCTACAATGTGACAAAGCTGGTGGTTCTCTCAGCGTGCTCTGGCGTCCTCTCAGATCTCCTCGGATTTAAGCTCAAACTACACAAGATCAAGTTTAAGTaa
- the LOC123510557 gene encoding protein PHTF2-like isoform X4, with translation MLKKASWAQLARNAVPPIIMMVLESALGWYQGRISLYDKQSWETTVEQRILQGLSYTPRKTANPKTEFIDVDLVRGSTFPKAKPHSGLWLAGLHGIARIALLPLYPHWWVRETSFCGFLVVLFIYCSIVYCSAVVLVNRNDEHLMKDLSVSEAVLPAVALVMLSIIHSQIVCTRHPGGPSSPSHSARCLSVRCGVGRRTARLVRRSVAMSGRGKNVVCDCWKRDVAKLTSGFIKKSTTPVKTRSLKNFRSHSEEPRGEEPHPPRPRSASENCVSPASSSTSPDVQPQIIIFKARGEGGGEVEEQGTTTSSSSDRSPDIHSGGPEDGKFFSSLSAKSSPNPSYTSQSENEDTQTVISPSQLATEGDEGDSGLEGTTETARDERTVTDKHLKLPLPSVRHRGHCRKVCQHDESGEGEEALYAERWRGMTRCHNHHPPPAYSCCGAKKFPVSVERSSCNSSCESDGEQSPTSQYSKSKHSEFEWTGITTNSDDLSYSSDSEGGWDDQEDGPRSSQPPGFLRPETLDWNIQGSPAAIITATPNVSVKVSCKIFEGVEVKKVDLSVLDISSAVISKVDSLRHTTVYLQFGLTMAIVIALVPSLCRLNYGALVTLLDALVTQDSQDWPNALSHAFKTLLSDLFGSSAWASSVILLSCINRFLLASGFFFLLSVAERTFKQRFLYAKHFCYLTSARRARKYDLPHFRLNKVHNIKTWLSVRSCLRKRGPQRSVDVIVSATFALTLLLVCYLCFELLREDEKLQNSMYSIELFLWCFAIGIYLIRFMTLGAMINKKYSSLSVLITEQINMYLHMEQKPQKKDELTLANNVLKLVSVLLKELESPFKISGLSANPLLYNVTKLVVLSACSGVLSDLLGFKLKLHKIKFK, from the exons ATGCTGAAGAAAGCCAGTTGGGCACAACTGGCAAGGAATGCTGTGCCACCCATCATAAT GATGGTACTGGAGTCTGCTCTGGGCTGGTACCAAGGGCGCATCAGCCTCTACGACAAACAGTCCTGGGAGACAACTGTGGAACAGCGCATCCTTCAGGGACTCTCCTACACACCACGCAAGACTGCCAATCCCAAGACAGAGTTTATTGATGTCGACTTAGTtagag GTTCTACTTTCCCCAAGGCCAAGCCACACTCAGGCCTGTGGCTGGCAGGCTTGCATGGCATCGCTCGCATTGCTCTGCTGCCGCTGTATCCCCACTGGTGGGTACGTGAGACATCCTTCTGCGGATTCCTGGTTGTGCTGTTCATTTACTGCTCTATTGTGTACTGCAGTGCAGTGGTGCTAGTCAACCGCAATGATGAACACCTCATGAAG GACCTGTCAGTGTCAGAGGCTGTCCTGCCAGCAGTGGCACTGGTTATGTTGAGCATCATCCACTCTCAGATAGTATGTACACGGCATCCAGGGGGTCCTTCTTCCCCCAGTCACAGTGCCAGGTGTCTCAGcgtgcggtgtggtgtgggaCGCAGGACGGCCAGACTTGTAAGGAGAAGTGTGGCTATGTCAGGAAGAG GTAAGAATGTTGTGTGTGACTGCTGGAAACGTGACGTGGCCAAGCTGACAAGTGGCTTCATTAAGAAAAGTACAACTCCAGTCAAGACAAGATCTCTAAAAAACTTCAG ATCTCACTCAGAGGAGCCACGAGGGGAGGAACCTCACCCTCCTCGACCTCGCTCAGCATCAGAGAACTGTGTGTCCCCTGCCTCATCCTCCACCAGCCCTGATGTGCAGCCACAGATCATCATTTTCAAGGCtcgaggagaaggtggaggggaagTTGAGGAGCAGGggactaccacctcctcctcctctgaccgcAGCCCAGACATCCACAGTGGAGGGCCTGAGGATGGCAAGTTCTTCTCAAGCCTCTCAGCCAAATCTTCACCCAACCCAAGCTAcaccagtcagtcagagaaTGAGGACACCCAGACAGTCATATCTCCATCTCAGCTTGCCACAGAGGGTGATGAGGGCGACAGCGGACTAGAAGGAACAACAGAGACTGCCAGGGATGAAAGAACAGTAACTGATAAACACCTGAAGCTTCCCCTGCCCAGTGTGAGGCACAGAGGACACTGTAGGAAGGTCTGTCAGCATGATGAaagtggggagggggaggaggcacTTTATGCTGAGAGATGGAGGGGAATGACCAggtgccacaaccaccacccaccaccagcatATTCCTGTTGTGGTGCCAAG AAGTTCCCTGTGTCTGTTGAGAGGAGTTCTTGTAACTCCTCATGTGAGAGTGACGGTGAGCAGAGCCCCACCTCCCAGTACTCCAAAAGCAAG CACTCTGAGTTTGAATGGACTGGCATCACCACAAACAGTGATGACCTGAGCTATAGCAGTGACAGTGAAGGCGGCTGGGACGACCAAGAGGACGGGCCACGCTCCTCACAGCCTCCGGGTTTCTTGCGGCCCGAGACTCTTGATTGGAATATTCAAGGGTCACCAGCTGCCATCATCACTGCCACCCCAAATGTGTCGGTGAAAG TGAGCTGCAAGATCTTTGAGGGTGTGGAAGTGAAAAAAGTGGACCTTTCAGTGCTGGACATCTCCTCAGCTGTCATTTCCAAGGTTGACAGCCTCCGCCACACCACCGTGTATCTTCAATTTG GACTGACCATGGCCATAGTGATTGCCCTGGTACCCAGTTTGTGCCGACTTAACTATGGTGCGTTGGTGACCCTTCTTGATGCACTAGTCACGCAGGATTCCCAGGACTGGCCAAACGCTCTATCTCATGCCTTCAAGACCCTACTCTCAGACCTCTTTGGGAGCAGTGCCTG GGCATCATCAGTGATTCTACTGAGCTGCATCAATCGGTTCCTTCTTGCCTCGGGGTTTTTCTTTCTGCTCTCTGTGGCAGAACGCACTTTCAAGCAGCGGTTTCTCTATGCCAAACACTTCTGTTACCTGACCTCTGCCCGCCGTGCCAG AAAGTACGATCTGCCACATTTCCGCCTCAACAAAGTTCACAACATCAAGACGTGGCTGTCAGTGCGCTCCTGCCTGAGG AAACGTGGCCCTCAGAGATCAGTAGATGTGATAGTGTCTGCCACCTTTGCCCTCACACTCTTACTGGTCTGCTACTTGTGCTTTGAGCTGctaagagaagatgagaagctCCAGAACTCCATGTACAGCATTGAACTGTTCCTGTG GTGCTTTGCCATTGGCATCTACCTGATTCGTTTTATGACACTGGGTGCCATGATCAACAAGAAGTACTCCAGCTTGTCTGTCCTGATCACAGAGCAGATCAACATGTACTTGCACATGGAGCAGAAGCCACAGAAAAAGGATGAACTCACCCTGGCAAACAATGTGCTCAAGCTGGTGTCTGTTTTACTCAAG gagCTTGAATCACCTTTCAAGATTTCAGGTCTGTCAGCTAATCCACTTCTCTACAATGTGACAAAGCTGGTGGTTCTCTCAGCGTGCTCTGGCGTCCTCTCAGATCTCCTCGGATTTAAGCTCAAACTACACAAGATCAAGTTTAAGTaa
- the LOC123510557 gene encoding protein PHTF2-like isoform X1 encodes MLKKASWAQLARNAVPPIIMMVLESALGWYQGRISLYDKQSWETTVEQRILQGLSYTPRKTANPKTEFIDVDLVRGSTFPKAKPHSGLWLAGLHGIARIALLPLYPHWWVRETSFCGFLVVLFIYCSIVYCSAVVLVNRNDEHLMKDLSVSEAVLPAVALVMLSIIHSQIVCTRHPGGPSSPSHSARCLSVRCGVGRRTARLVRRSVAMSGRGKNVVCDCWKRDVAKLTSGFIKKSTTPVKTRSLKNFRSHSEEPRGEEPHPPRPRSASENCVSPASSSTSPDVQPQIIIFKARGEGGGEVEEQGTTTSSSSDRSPDIHSGGPEDGKFFSSLSAKSSPNPSYTSQSENEDTQTVISPSQLATEGDEGDSGLEGTTETARDERTVTDKHLKLPLPSVRHRGHCRKVCQHDESGEGEEALYAERWRGMTRCHNHHPPPAYSCCGAKLTEASVASHHHHHHHHNHPHHQPHNHHCSPQKFPVSVERSSCNSSCESDGEQSPTSQYSKSKHSEFEWTGITTNSDDLSYSSDSEGGWDDQEDGPRSSQPPGFLRPETLDWNIQGSPAAIITATPNVSVKVSCKIFEGVEVKKVDLSVLDISSAVISKVDSLRHTTVYLQFGLTMAIVIALVPSLCRLNYGALVTLLDALVTQDSQDWPNALSHAFKTLLSDLFGSSAWASSVILLSCINRFLLASGFFFLLSVAERTFKQRFLYAKHFCYLTSARRARKYDLPHFRLNKVHNIKTWLSVRSCLRKRGPQRSVDVIVSATFALTLLLVCYLCFELLREDEKLQNSMYSIELFLWCFAIGIYLIRFMTLGAMINKKYSSLSVLITEQINMYLHMEQKPQKKDELTLANNVLKLVSVLLKELESPFKISGLSANPLLYNVTKLVVLSACSGVLSDLLGFKLKLHKIKFK; translated from the exons ATGCTGAAGAAAGCCAGTTGGGCACAACTGGCAAGGAATGCTGTGCCACCCATCATAAT GATGGTACTGGAGTCTGCTCTGGGCTGGTACCAAGGGCGCATCAGCCTCTACGACAAACAGTCCTGGGAGACAACTGTGGAACAGCGCATCCTTCAGGGACTCTCCTACACACCACGCAAGACTGCCAATCCCAAGACAGAGTTTATTGATGTCGACTTAGTtagag GTTCTACTTTCCCCAAGGCCAAGCCACACTCAGGCCTGTGGCTGGCAGGCTTGCATGGCATCGCTCGCATTGCTCTGCTGCCGCTGTATCCCCACTGGTGGGTACGTGAGACATCCTTCTGCGGATTCCTGGTTGTGCTGTTCATTTACTGCTCTATTGTGTACTGCAGTGCAGTGGTGCTAGTCAACCGCAATGATGAACACCTCATGAAG GACCTGTCAGTGTCAGAGGCTGTCCTGCCAGCAGTGGCACTGGTTATGTTGAGCATCATCCACTCTCAGATAGTATGTACACGGCATCCAGGGGGTCCTTCTTCCCCCAGTCACAGTGCCAGGTGTCTCAGcgtgcggtgtggtgtgggaCGCAGGACGGCCAGACTTGTAAGGAGAAGTGTGGCTATGTCAGGAAGAG GTAAGAATGTTGTGTGTGACTGCTGGAAACGTGACGTGGCCAAGCTGACAAGTGGCTTCATTAAGAAAAGTACAACTCCAGTCAAGACAAGATCTCTAAAAAACTTCAG ATCTCACTCAGAGGAGCCACGAGGGGAGGAACCTCACCCTCCTCGACCTCGCTCAGCATCAGAGAACTGTGTGTCCCCTGCCTCATCCTCCACCAGCCCTGATGTGCAGCCACAGATCATCATTTTCAAGGCtcgaggagaaggtggaggggaagTTGAGGAGCAGGggactaccacctcctcctcctctgaccgcAGCCCAGACATCCACAGTGGAGGGCCTGAGGATGGCAAGTTCTTCTCAAGCCTCTCAGCCAAATCTTCACCCAACCCAAGCTAcaccagtcagtcagagaaTGAGGACACCCAGACAGTCATATCTCCATCTCAGCTTGCCACAGAGGGTGATGAGGGCGACAGCGGACTAGAAGGAACAACAGAGACTGCCAGGGATGAAAGAACAGTAACTGATAAACACCTGAAGCTTCCCCTGCCCAGTGTGAGGCACAGAGGACACTGTAGGAAGGTCTGTCAGCATGATGAaagtggggagggggaggaggcacTTTATGCTGAGAGATGGAGGGGAATGACCAggtgccacaaccaccacccaccaccagcatATTCCTGTTGTGGTGCCAAG CTGACTGAGGCTAGTGTtgccagccaccaccatcatcaccaccaccataaccatccccaccaccaaccCCATAACCACCACTGCTCCCCACAGAAGTTCCCTGTGTCTGTTGAGAGGAGTTCTTGTAACTCCTCATGTGAGAGTGACGGTGAGCAGAGCCCCACCTCCCAGTACTCCAAAAGCAAG CACTCTGAGTTTGAATGGACTGGCATCACCACAAACAGTGATGACCTGAGCTATAGCAGTGACAGTGAAGGCGGCTGGGACGACCAAGAGGACGGGCCACGCTCCTCACAGCCTCCGGGTTTCTTGCGGCCCGAGACTCTTGATTGGAATATTCAAGGGTCACCAGCTGCCATCATCACTGCCACCCCAAATGTGTCGGTGAAAG TGAGCTGCAAGATCTTTGAGGGTGTGGAAGTGAAAAAAGTGGACCTTTCAGTGCTGGACATCTCCTCAGCTGTCATTTCCAAGGTTGACAGCCTCCGCCACACCACCGTGTATCTTCAATTTG GACTGACCATGGCCATAGTGATTGCCCTGGTACCCAGTTTGTGCCGACTTAACTATGGTGCGTTGGTGACCCTTCTTGATGCACTAGTCACGCAGGATTCCCAGGACTGGCCAAACGCTCTATCTCATGCCTTCAAGACCCTACTCTCAGACCTCTTTGGGAGCAGTGCCTG GGCATCATCAGTGATTCTACTGAGCTGCATCAATCGGTTCCTTCTTGCCTCGGGGTTTTTCTTTCTGCTCTCTGTGGCAGAACGCACTTTCAAGCAGCGGTTTCTCTATGCCAAACACTTCTGTTACCTGACCTCTGCCCGCCGTGCCAG AAAGTACGATCTGCCACATTTCCGCCTCAACAAAGTTCACAACATCAAGACGTGGCTGTCAGTGCGCTCCTGCCTGAGG AAACGTGGCCCTCAGAGATCAGTAGATGTGATAGTGTCTGCCACCTTTGCCCTCACACTCTTACTGGTCTGCTACTTGTGCTTTGAGCTGctaagagaagatgagaagctCCAGAACTCCATGTACAGCATTGAACTGTTCCTGTG GTGCTTTGCCATTGGCATCTACCTGATTCGTTTTATGACACTGGGTGCCATGATCAACAAGAAGTACTCCAGCTTGTCTGTCCTGATCACAGAGCAGATCAACATGTACTTGCACATGGAGCAGAAGCCACAGAAAAAGGATGAACTCACCCTGGCAAACAATGTGCTCAAGCTGGTGTCTGTTTTACTCAAG gagCTTGAATCACCTTTCAAGATTTCAGGTCTGTCAGCTAATCCACTTCTCTACAATGTGACAAAGCTGGTGGTTCTCTCAGCGTGCTCTGGCGTCCTCTCAGATCTCCTCGGATTTAAGCTCAAACTACACAAGATCAAGTTTAAGTaa
- the LOC123510557 gene encoding protein PHTF2-like isoform X3: protein MVLESALGWYQGRISLYDKQSWETTVEQRILQGLSYTPRKTANPKTEFIDVDLVRGSTFPKAKPHSGLWLAGLHGIARIALLPLYPHWWVRETSFCGFLVVLFIYCSIVYCSAVVLVNRNDEHLMKDLSVSEAVLPAVALVMLSIIHSQIVCTRHPGGPSSPSHSARCLSVRCGVGRRTARLVRRSVAMSGRGKNVVCDCWKRDVAKLTSGFIKKSTTPVKTRSLKNFRSHSEEPRGEEPHPPRPRSASENCVSPASSSTSPDVQPQIIIFKARGEGGGEVEEQGTTTSSSSDRSPDIHSGGPEDGKFFSSLSAKSSPNPSYTSQSENEDTQTVISPSQLATEGDEGDSGLEGTTETARDERTVTDKHLKLPLPSVRHRGHCRKVCQHDESGEGEEALYAERWRGMTRCHNHHPPPAYSCCGAKLTEASVASHHHHHHHHNHPHHQPHNHHCSPQKFPVSVERSSCNSSCESDGEQSPTSQYSKSKHSEFEWTGITTNSDDLSYSSDSEGGWDDQEDGPRSSQPPGFLRPETLDWNIQGSPAAIITATPNVSVKVSCKIFEGVEVKKVDLSVLDISSAVISKVDSLRHTTVYLQFGLTMAIVIALVPSLCRLNYGALVTLLDALVTQDSQDWPNALSHAFKTLLSDLFGSSAWASSVILLSCINRFLLASGFFFLLSVAERTFKQRFLYAKHFCYLTSARRARKYDLPHFRLNKVHNIKTWLSVRSCLRKRGPQRSVDVIVSATFALTLLLVCYLCFELLREDEKLQNSMYSIELFLWCFAIGIYLIRFMTLGAMINKKYSSLSVLITEQINMYLHMEQKPQKKDELTLANNVLKLVSVLLKELESPFKISGLSANPLLYNVTKLVVLSACSGVLSDLLGFKLKLHKIKFK from the exons ATGGTACTGGAGTCTGCTCTGGGCTGGTACCAAGGGCGCATCAGCCTCTACGACAAACAGTCCTGGGAGACAACTGTGGAACAGCGCATCCTTCAGGGACTCTCCTACACACCACGCAAGACTGCCAATCCCAAGACAGAGTTTATTGATGTCGACTTAGTtagag GTTCTACTTTCCCCAAGGCCAAGCCACACTCAGGCCTGTGGCTGGCAGGCTTGCATGGCATCGCTCGCATTGCTCTGCTGCCGCTGTATCCCCACTGGTGGGTACGTGAGACATCCTTCTGCGGATTCCTGGTTGTGCTGTTCATTTACTGCTCTATTGTGTACTGCAGTGCAGTGGTGCTAGTCAACCGCAATGATGAACACCTCATGAAG GACCTGTCAGTGTCAGAGGCTGTCCTGCCAGCAGTGGCACTGGTTATGTTGAGCATCATCCACTCTCAGATAGTATGTACACGGCATCCAGGGGGTCCTTCTTCCCCCAGTCACAGTGCCAGGTGTCTCAGcgtgcggtgtggtgtgggaCGCAGGACGGCCAGACTTGTAAGGAGAAGTGTGGCTATGTCAGGAAGAG GTAAGAATGTTGTGTGTGACTGCTGGAAACGTGACGTGGCCAAGCTGACAAGTGGCTTCATTAAGAAAAGTACAACTCCAGTCAAGACAAGATCTCTAAAAAACTTCAG ATCTCACTCAGAGGAGCCACGAGGGGAGGAACCTCACCCTCCTCGACCTCGCTCAGCATCAGAGAACTGTGTGTCCCCTGCCTCATCCTCCACCAGCCCTGATGTGCAGCCACAGATCATCATTTTCAAGGCtcgaggagaaggtggaggggaagTTGAGGAGCAGGggactaccacctcctcctcctctgaccgcAGCCCAGACATCCACAGTGGAGGGCCTGAGGATGGCAAGTTCTTCTCAAGCCTCTCAGCCAAATCTTCACCCAACCCAAGCTAcaccagtcagtcagagaaTGAGGACACCCAGACAGTCATATCTCCATCTCAGCTTGCCACAGAGGGTGATGAGGGCGACAGCGGACTAGAAGGAACAACAGAGACTGCCAGGGATGAAAGAACAGTAACTGATAAACACCTGAAGCTTCCCCTGCCCAGTGTGAGGCACAGAGGACACTGTAGGAAGGTCTGTCAGCATGATGAaagtggggagggggaggaggcacTTTATGCTGAGAGATGGAGGGGAATGACCAggtgccacaaccaccacccaccaccagcatATTCCTGTTGTGGTGCCAAG CTGACTGAGGCTAGTGTtgccagccaccaccatcatcaccaccaccataaccatccccaccaccaaccCCATAACCACCACTGCTCCCCACAGAAGTTCCCTGTGTCTGTTGAGAGGAGTTCTTGTAACTCCTCATGTGAGAGTGACGGTGAGCAGAGCCCCACCTCCCAGTACTCCAAAAGCAAG CACTCTGAGTTTGAATGGACTGGCATCACCACAAACAGTGATGACCTGAGCTATAGCAGTGACAGTGAAGGCGGCTGGGACGACCAAGAGGACGGGCCACGCTCCTCACAGCCTCCGGGTTTCTTGCGGCCCGAGACTCTTGATTGGAATATTCAAGGGTCACCAGCTGCCATCATCACTGCCACCCCAAATGTGTCGGTGAAAG TGAGCTGCAAGATCTTTGAGGGTGTGGAAGTGAAAAAAGTGGACCTTTCAGTGCTGGACATCTCCTCAGCTGTCATTTCCAAGGTTGACAGCCTCCGCCACACCACCGTGTATCTTCAATTTG GACTGACCATGGCCATAGTGATTGCCCTGGTACCCAGTTTGTGCCGACTTAACTATGGTGCGTTGGTGACCCTTCTTGATGCACTAGTCACGCAGGATTCCCAGGACTGGCCAAACGCTCTATCTCATGCCTTCAAGACCCTACTCTCAGACCTCTTTGGGAGCAGTGCCTG GGCATCATCAGTGATTCTACTGAGCTGCATCAATCGGTTCCTTCTTGCCTCGGGGTTTTTCTTTCTGCTCTCTGTGGCAGAACGCACTTTCAAGCAGCGGTTTCTCTATGCCAAACACTTCTGTTACCTGACCTCTGCCCGCCGTGCCAG AAAGTACGATCTGCCACATTTCCGCCTCAACAAAGTTCACAACATCAAGACGTGGCTGTCAGTGCGCTCCTGCCTGAGG AAACGTGGCCCTCAGAGATCAGTAGATGTGATAGTGTCTGCCACCTTTGCCCTCACACTCTTACTGGTCTGCTACTTGTGCTTTGAGCTGctaagagaagatgagaagctCCAGAACTCCATGTACAGCATTGAACTGTTCCTGTG GTGCTTTGCCATTGGCATCTACCTGATTCGTTTTATGACACTGGGTGCCATGATCAACAAGAAGTACTCCAGCTTGTCTGTCCTGATCACAGAGCAGATCAACATGTACTTGCACATGGAGCAGAAGCCACAGAAAAAGGATGAACTCACCCTGGCAAACAATGTGCTCAAGCTGGTGTCTGTTTTACTCAAG gagCTTGAATCACCTTTCAAGATTTCAGGTCTGTCAGCTAATCCACTTCTCTACAATGTGACAAAGCTGGTGGTTCTCTCAGCGTGCTCTGGCGTCCTCTCAGATCTCCTCGGATTTAAGCTCAAACTACACAAGATCAAGTTTAAGTaa